The following proteins come from a genomic window of Calorimonas adulescens:
- a CDS encoding DUF3307 domain-containing protein, with protein MNLFLLAHGLGDYIFQTSSLVTLKKKGNSFGYLAHFLIILAFNFIVTIPFLSWRLIFSALIIALIHILIDYIRYMLIKKDNAYSLIIDQCIHIFSIYIISLFFSITLYRMAYLDVAIIYIYAVFGGALLIRHILDMVNFDSQRYSINHAGKIIGILERSIIIILSAMGEFTAIGFVIAAKSIARFKELDDKEFAEYYLVGTMLSVLIALIGGLAAGKIMML; from the coding sequence TTGAACCTATTTTTGCTTGCCCATGGTCTCGGTGACTATATATTTCAAACGTCCTCTTTGGTTACTTTAAAGAAGAAGGGCAACAGTTTCGGCTATTTAGCGCATTTTTTGATAATCCTGGCTTTTAATTTCATTGTTACCATACCATTTTTATCATGGAGACTCATATTTTCTGCACTCATAATTGCATTGATACACATACTTATCGACTACATCAGGTATATGCTAATAAAAAAAGACAATGCTTATTCGCTCATAATAGACCAGTGCATACATATATTCAGCATATACATAATATCTCTTTTCTTTTCAATCACACTTTATAGAATGGCTTATCTGGACGTTGCCATTATATATATCTATGCAGTTTTTGGAGGTGCCCTGCTTATAAGGCATATATTGGATATGGTAAATTTTGATTCACAGAGATACTCAATTAACCACGCAGGGAAGATAATAGGCATACTCGAAAGGAGTATAATCATTATACTCTCGGCAATGGGAGAATTTACAGCCATAGGCTTTGTAATAGCAGCAAAGTCAATTGCCAGATTTAAAGAGCTGGACGATAAGGAGTTTGCTGAATATTATCTCGTGGGTACAATGCTGTCCGTGCTCATAGCACTTATAGGCGGCCTGGCCGCTGGCAAAATTATGATGCTATGA
- a CDS encoding SatD family protein: MHAVVTADVIGSKKLFSEGYTKESFNTSAKKYNQMMTQYILTGFSISRGDEIQGVIVNAEDIPTVVRNLRYFFLPARLRIGIGIGHIDEPIDYENSWDMDGQAFHRARNALDTIKDRKMPCTYVISGNPEVDATANVIYTLINAIEAKWTMPQWEAVYAYERCGTYKAAGEMLGVAAQNVAKRCKAALWNAVKEGEEHMSRLLGAVGREED, translated from the coding sequence ATGCATGCCGTGGTAACAGCAGACGTCATAGGTTCTAAAAAACTATTTTCAGAAGGCTACACTAAGGAAAGCTTCAATACATCTGCAAAAAAGTACAATCAGATGATGACTCAATACATCCTGACCGGGTTTTCCATATCTCGTGGGGATGAAATCCAGGGTGTTATAGTAAATGCAGAGGATATCCCGACAGTGGTCAGAAATTTAAGGTATTTTTTCCTCCCGGCCAGGTTGAGGATAGGTATAGGCATAGGTCATATAGATGAGCCTATTGATTATGAAAACTCATGGGATATGGACGGCCAGGCATTCCATCGTGCAAGAAATGCATTGGATACTATTAAGGACAGGAAGATGCCATGTACTTATGTCATATCAGGAAATCCGGAGGTAGATGCTACGGCCAATGTGATATATACATTAATAAATGCCATAGAGGCAAAATGGACGATGCCTCAATGGGAGGCTGTCTATGCATATGAGAGGTGTGGTACATACAAGGCTGCCGGAGAGATGCTGGGGGTGGCAGCTCAGAACGTGGCAAAAAGATGCAAGGCTGCCCTTTGGAATGCCGTTAAAGAGGGAGAGGAGCATATGTCAAGGCTTCTTGGCGCTGTTGGGAGGGAAGAAGATTGA
- a CDS encoding TetR/AcrR family transcriptional regulator, which yields MQEKIIKAMSKLLLTKAYRHITVNMICEEAYISRRTFYNYFNNKDHLVEYMVEKDFMENAFPLFSYHLGVSGCQSFFAYIKRNKTFYQRIFEYDEGTFLTKCLVNAYNKAIDLVEFYSIPARKNENKVNPMIYRLYSSYGIASVVVYWIKNGMKDDVEDIAKDLYLMMEKPLSYVRDHCL from the coding sequence ATGCAAGAGAAAATCATTAAAGCTATGTCAAAATTACTGCTGACAAAAGCCTACAGACATATCACCGTTAACATGATATGCGAAGAAGCTTATATAAGCAGACGAACATTTTATAACTACTTCAATAATAAAGATCACTTAGTAGAATATATGGTAGAAAAAGATTTTATGGAGAATGCCTTCCCCCTGTTCTCATACCATCTTGGGGTTTCAGGCTGTCAGTCTTTTTTTGCCTATATAAAAAGGAATAAAACATTTTATCAACGCATATTTGAATATGACGAGGGCACATTCTTAACGAAATGTCTTGTAAATGCATACAACAAAGCAATTGATTTAGTAGAATTTTATTCTATTCCGGCTCGAAAAAATGAAAATAAAGTCAATCCAATGATTTATCGGCTTTATAGCAGTTATGGAATTGCCTCAGTGGTAGTTTATTGGATAAAAAATGGCATGAAGGATGATGTTGAAGATATTGCTAAAGACCTTTATCTGATGATGGAAAAACCATTGAGTTATGTAAGAGACCATTGTTTGTAA